From a single Syngnathus scovelli strain Florida chromosome 2, RoL_Ssco_1.2, whole genome shotgun sequence genomic region:
- the plpbp gene encoding pyridoxal phosphate homeostasis protein isoform X1 produces MWKIAMSEEVGKALQSVVQRVNQAASRRPKTLPAVPPRLVAVSKTKPPEMVVEAYNQGQRNFGENYVNELVDKASDPMILESCPEIKWHFIGHLQKNNVNKLLGVPNLFLVETVDSAKLADKVNSSWLRIRGASTQRLKVMVQINTSGEQSKYGLPPEEAVNTVKHIVSQCSALQFLGLMTIGRYGYDLTLGPNPDFQMLLSRRQEVCDSLKLPLGEVELSMGMSTDFEHAIEVGSTNVRVGSIIFGNREYPNSAANTPIPSPAPSPAPSPEKTTKQVSEEAAKKMQHLTV; encoded by the exons ATGTGGAAAATAGCAATGTCGGAGGAGGTAGGCAAGGCGCTCCAGTCGGTGGTGCAGCGGGTCAACCAGGCTGCATCCCGACGACCCAAG ACGCTACCAGCTGTGCCACCTCGACTTGTCGCTGTCAGCAAAACCAAACCTCCCGAGATGGTGGTGGAGGCTTACAACCAAGGCCAGCGTAACTTTGGAGAAAATTAT GTTAATGAACTTGTGGATAAAGCTTCAGATCCTATG ATTTTAGAATCATGCCCAGAAATCAAGTGGCATTTTATTGGTCATCTACAGAAGAACAACGTCAACAAACTCTTGG GTGTGCCAAATTTGTTCTTGGTTGAGACGGTTGACTCTGCAAAACTGGCAGACAAGGTCAACAGCTCATGGCTGCGTATCAGAGGAGCGAGCACGCAGAGGTTAAAGGTCATGGTGCAGATCAACACCAGTGGTGAACAGA GTAAATACGGCCTCCCGCCAGAAGAAGCAGTCAATACCGTCAAGCACATTGTGTCACAGTGCTCCGCTCTGCAGTTCTTAGGACTCATGACCATTGGACGCTACGGCTACGACCTAACCCTTGGCCCAAATCCAGACTTTCAG ATGCTTCTGAGCCGGCGACAAGAGGTTTGTGACAGTCTGAAgctgcctctgggtgaggtggaGCTCAGCATGGGGATGTCCACTGATTTTGAACATGCC ATTGAAGTCGGGTCAACTAACGTTCGGGTGGGAAGCATCATCTTCGGCAACAGGGAGTATCCCAATAGCGCAGCCAACACTCCGATTCCCAGTCCCGCCCCCAGTCCGGCTCCCAGCCCGGAGAAAACAACCAAGCAGGTGTCTGAAGAAGCCGCTAAGAAAATGCAGCATCTGACAGTCTGA
- the plpbp gene encoding pyridoxal phosphate homeostasis protein isoform X2, whose product MVVEAYNQGQRNFGENYVNELVDKASDPMILESCPEIKWHFIGHLQKNNVNKLLGVPNLFLVETVDSAKLADKVNSSWLRIRGASTQRLKVMVQINTSGEQSKYGLPPEEAVNTVKHIVSQCSALQFLGLMTIGRYGYDLTLGPNPDFQMLLSRRQEVCDSLKLPLGEVELSMGMSTDFEHAIEVGSTNVRVGSIIFGNREYPNSAANTPIPSPAPSPAPSPEKTTKQVSEEAAKKMQHLTV is encoded by the exons ATGGTGGTGGAGGCTTACAACCAAGGCCAGCGTAACTTTGGAGAAAATTAT GTTAATGAACTTGTGGATAAAGCTTCAGATCCTATG ATTTTAGAATCATGCCCAGAAATCAAGTGGCATTTTATTGGTCATCTACAGAAGAACAACGTCAACAAACTCTTGG GTGTGCCAAATTTGTTCTTGGTTGAGACGGTTGACTCTGCAAAACTGGCAGACAAGGTCAACAGCTCATGGCTGCGTATCAGAGGAGCGAGCACGCAGAGGTTAAAGGTCATGGTGCAGATCAACACCAGTGGTGAACAGA GTAAATACGGCCTCCCGCCAGAAGAAGCAGTCAATACCGTCAAGCACATTGTGTCACAGTGCTCCGCTCTGCAGTTCTTAGGACTCATGACCATTGGACGCTACGGCTACGACCTAACCCTTGGCCCAAATCCAGACTTTCAG ATGCTTCTGAGCCGGCGACAAGAGGTTTGTGACAGTCTGAAgctgcctctgggtgaggtggaGCTCAGCATGGGGATGTCCACTGATTTTGAACATGCC ATTGAAGTCGGGTCAACTAACGTTCGGGTGGGAAGCATCATCTTCGGCAACAGGGAGTATCCCAATAGCGCAGCCAACACTCCGATTCCCAGTCCCGCCCCCAGTCCGGCTCCCAGCCCGGAGAAAACAACCAAGCAGGTGTCTGAAGAAGCCGCTAAGAAAATGCAGCATCTGACAGTCTGA
- the tmed4 gene encoding transmembrane emp24 domain-containing protein 4 — translation MVEETSSYKMLTAATVGLLIVAWIHPSYALYFHIGETEKKCFIEEIPDETMVIGKYSTQLWDKHTNSFLPSTPGLGMHVEIKDPETKVILSRQYGSDGRFTFTSHTPGEHQICLHSNSTKMALFAGGKLRVHLDIQVGEHTNNYPEIAAKDKLSELQLRARQLLDQVEQIQKEQNYQRYREERFRMTSESTNQRVLWWSIAQTLILILTGIWQMKHLKSFFEAKKLV, via the exons ATGGTGGAAGAGACTTCTTCGTACAAGATGCTTACCGCCGCCACGGTTGGACTTTTGATAGTAGCTTGGATTCATCCAAGCTATGCACTCTATTTCCACATAGGAGAGACGGAGAAAAAATGTTTCATCGAGGAAATTCCAGACGAAACCATGGTGATCG GAAAGTACAGTACTCAGCTTTGGGACAAACACACCAATTCCTTCCTCCCATCCACACCGGGACTTGGAATGCATGTTGAGATCAAGGATCCTGAGACAAAG GTCATCCTGTCTCGTCAGTATGGGTCAGATGGTCGGTTCACCTTCACATCTCATACTCCAGGAGAGCACCAAATATGTCTGCACTCCAACTCAACCAAGATGGCGCTGTTTGCTGGAGGCAAACTG AGAGTCCATCTGGATATTCAGGTTGGCGAACATACCAATAACTACCCAGAAATTGCAGCCAAGGACAAGCTGTCCGAGCTGCAGTTGCGTGCCAGACAGCTTCTTGATCAGGTCGAACAGATCCAAAAGGAACAGAATTACCAGAGG TATCGAGAGGAGCGCTTCCGTATGACCAGCGAGAGCACCAACCAGCGCGTTCTCTGGTGGTCCATTGCCCAGACGCTCATTCTCATCCTCACGGGCATATGGCAGATGAAGCACCTCAAGAGCTTTTTCGAAGCTAAGAAACTGGTTTAG
- the ikbkg gene encoding NF-kappa-B essential modulator isoform X3: MVQPQPDGPLQWDMSGDDSGGALRGPPELAANEVVTRLLGDNQQLREALRRSNLALRQRCEEMECWQRKTREDREFLSCRFQEARALVERLAQENHSLQGLVNGPASSSNHCCSSSQTETSFPTKNGPLDQPQILDQREKKTVEEAHQHTQTTPPRSLPVQGANDFLQVKIHKEKLEEAMRDLKKKNEELERQRDEGEKERERMRRFIDQLAAKLAQVQASNATEEAVQHRSEAQHSSDCSSLAKLTEQLQATQGRYRELEEKVKNLQKSSAQRDRTEAALKQKDKDCEALKAQATSLLAELNERQSCLEKSEQERKMLEDKLGSKVKALQVAEHELEQQRNQHHVNKDKLMLQIQSLEQALKTERHVVTEEKKKLTQVQHAYTCLFRETDTILKSERGDLYSRLEEAERALALKQDLIDKLKEEVEQQKGSLETVPVLTAQAEIYKADFLAEREAREKLNQKKEELQDQLTHALAEIDKLKQEAASRARMEQMKLRHQEDFPARVPHIAPPPGLGPPGNQGAAGVEDLPELCCPKCQYRAPDMDTLQIHVMDCIQ; encoded by the exons ATGGTGCAGCCCCAACCTGATGGCCCACTGCAGTGGGACATGTCAGGAGATGATAGTGGGGGGGCCCTCAGGGGCCCACCTGAGCTGGCAGCCAATGAAGTGGTCACCAGGTTGCTCGGAGACAACCAGCAGCTCAGAG AGGCCTTACGGCGAAGCAACCTCGCCTTGCGTCAGCGCTGTGAAGAGATGGAGTGTTGGCAGAGAAAGACGAGGGAAGATAGGGAATTTCTCAGTTGTCGTTTCCAAGAGGCCAGGGCGCTGGTGGAAAGGCTGGCGCAGGAGAACCACTCTTTACAAGGCCTGGTGAATGGACCGGCCTCCTCATCCAACCACTGTTGTAGCTCCAGCCAAACTGAAACCTCTTTTCCAACCAAGAATGGCCCTCTTGATCAGCCACAG ATCTTGGATCAACGGGAAAAGAAAACAGTGGAGGAAGCACATCAGCACACACAGACAACTCCCCCTCGTAGCTTA CCCGTTCAGGGTGCAAATGACTTCCTGCAAGTGAAGATCCACAAAGAAAAGCTGGAGGAAGCCATGCGAgatctgaaaaagaaaaatgaagagCTGGAGCGACAGAGAGAcgagggtgaaaaggaaagagaGCGAATGCGTCGCTTCATTGACCAGCTGGCGGCCAAACTGGCCCAAGTACAG GCAAGCAATGCTACTGAGGAGGCTGTTCAACATCGCAGCGAAGCCCAGCACTCCTCTGACTG CTCTAGCCTGGCTAAACTCACAGAGCAGCTTCAGGCCACGCAGGGCAG GTATCGCGAACTCGAGGAGAAGGTGAAAAACCTGCAGAAGAGTTCCGCTCAGCGTGACAGAACCGAGGCTGCGCTCAAACAAAAGGACAAGGACTGTGAGGCTCTCAAAGCTCAGGCAACGTCTCTCTTAGCAGAACTCAACGAGAGGCAGAGCTGCCTGGAAAAAAGCGAGCAAGAACGAAAAATGCTGGAGGACAA ATTGGGCAGTAAGGTGAAAGCGCTGCAGGTGGCGGAGCACGAACTAGAGCAGCAGAGGAATCAGCATCATGTGAACAAGGACAAGCTTATGTTGCAGATTCAGAGCTTGGAGCAAGCCCTCAAGACAGAGAGACATGTTGTCACCGAGGAAAa GAAAAAACTGACACAGGTTCAGCATGCCTACACGTGTCTCTTTCGAGAGACTGATACCATACTCAAGAGTGAG AGAGGAGATCTGTACAGCCGGCTGGAGGAGGCAGAGAGAGCGCTGGCCTTGAAGCAAGACCTGATTGACAAGCTAAAGGAGGAGGTAGAGCAACAGAAGGGCTCACTGGAGACTGTTCCTGTCCTCACCGCGCAG GCTGAGATCTATAAGGCAGACTTCCTTGCAGAACGAGAAGCAAgagaaaaactaaaccaaaaaaaagaagagctgCAGGATCAGCTGACTCATGCCTTGGCTGAGATTGACAAGCTGAAACAGGAAGCTGCATCCCG GGCACGTATGGAGCAGATGAAGTTGAGGCATCAGGAGGACTTTCCAGCGCGAGTTCCACACATTGCGCCTCCACCAG GATTGGGGCCACCTGGTAATCAAGGAGCAGCAGGAGTTGAAGATCTGCCAGAATTATGTTGTCCCAAGTGCCAGTATCGGGCTCCAGATATGGACACGCTGCAAATCCACGTTATGGACTGCATACAGTAA
- the ikbkg gene encoding NF-kappa-B essential modulator isoform X1, whose translation MVQPQPDGPLQWDMSGDDSGGALRGPPELAANEVVTRLLGDNQQLREALRRSNLALRQRCEEMECWQRKTREDREFLSCRFQEARALVERLAQENHSLQGLVNGPASSSNHCCSSSQTETSFPTKNGPLDQPQILDQREKKTVEEAHQHTQTTPPRSLPVQGANDFLQVKIHKEKLEEAMRDLKKKNEELERQRDEGEKERERMRRFIDQLAAKLAQVQASNATEEAVQHRSEAQHSSDCSSLAKLTEQLQATQGRYRELEEKVKNLQKSSAQRDRTEAALKQKDKDCEALKAQATSLLAELNERQSCLEKSEQERKMLEDKLGSKVKALQVAEHELEQQRNQHHVNKDKLMLQIQSLEQALKTERHVVTEEKKKLTQVQHAYTCLFRETDTILKSERGDLYSRLEEAERALALKQDLIDKLKEEVEQQKGSLETVPVLTAQAEIYKADFLAEREAREKLNQKKEELQDQLTHALAEIDKLKQEAASRARMEQMKLRHQEDFPARVPHIAPPPDAFSAGVFNTAPLSSCYRNPGLGPPGNQGAAGVEDLPELCCPKCQYRAPDMDTLQIHVMDCIQ comes from the exons ATGGTGCAGCCCCAACCTGATGGCCCACTGCAGTGGGACATGTCAGGAGATGATAGTGGGGGGGCCCTCAGGGGCCCACCTGAGCTGGCAGCCAATGAAGTGGTCACCAGGTTGCTCGGAGACAACCAGCAGCTCAGAG AGGCCTTACGGCGAAGCAACCTCGCCTTGCGTCAGCGCTGTGAAGAGATGGAGTGTTGGCAGAGAAAGACGAGGGAAGATAGGGAATTTCTCAGTTGTCGTTTCCAAGAGGCCAGGGCGCTGGTGGAAAGGCTGGCGCAGGAGAACCACTCTTTACAAGGCCTGGTGAATGGACCGGCCTCCTCATCCAACCACTGTTGTAGCTCCAGCCAAACTGAAACCTCTTTTCCAACCAAGAATGGCCCTCTTGATCAGCCACAG ATCTTGGATCAACGGGAAAAGAAAACAGTGGAGGAAGCACATCAGCACACACAGACAACTCCCCCTCGTAGCTTA CCCGTTCAGGGTGCAAATGACTTCCTGCAAGTGAAGATCCACAAAGAAAAGCTGGAGGAAGCCATGCGAgatctgaaaaagaaaaatgaagagCTGGAGCGACAGAGAGAcgagggtgaaaaggaaagagaGCGAATGCGTCGCTTCATTGACCAGCTGGCGGCCAAACTGGCCCAAGTACAG GCAAGCAATGCTACTGAGGAGGCTGTTCAACATCGCAGCGAAGCCCAGCACTCCTCTGACTG CTCTAGCCTGGCTAAACTCACAGAGCAGCTTCAGGCCACGCAGGGCAG GTATCGCGAACTCGAGGAGAAGGTGAAAAACCTGCAGAAGAGTTCCGCTCAGCGTGACAGAACCGAGGCTGCGCTCAAACAAAAGGACAAGGACTGTGAGGCTCTCAAAGCTCAGGCAACGTCTCTCTTAGCAGAACTCAACGAGAGGCAGAGCTGCCTGGAAAAAAGCGAGCAAGAACGAAAAATGCTGGAGGACAA ATTGGGCAGTAAGGTGAAAGCGCTGCAGGTGGCGGAGCACGAACTAGAGCAGCAGAGGAATCAGCATCATGTGAACAAGGACAAGCTTATGTTGCAGATTCAGAGCTTGGAGCAAGCCCTCAAGACAGAGAGACATGTTGTCACCGAGGAAAa GAAAAAACTGACACAGGTTCAGCATGCCTACACGTGTCTCTTTCGAGAGACTGATACCATACTCAAGAGTGAG AGAGGAGATCTGTACAGCCGGCTGGAGGAGGCAGAGAGAGCGCTGGCCTTGAAGCAAGACCTGATTGACAAGCTAAAGGAGGAGGTAGAGCAACAGAAGGGCTCACTGGAGACTGTTCCTGTCCTCACCGCGCAG GCTGAGATCTATAAGGCAGACTTCCTTGCAGAACGAGAAGCAAgagaaaaactaaaccaaaaaaaagaagagctgCAGGATCAGCTGACTCATGCCTTGGCTGAGATTGACAAGCTGAAACAGGAAGCTGCATCCCG GGCACGTATGGAGCAGATGAAGTTGAGGCATCAGGAGGACTTTCCAGCGCGAGTTCCACACATTGCGCCTCCACCAG ATGCATTTTCTGCCGGAGTGTTCAACACGGCGCCCCTTTCATCCTGTTACCGTAATCCAGGATTGGGGCCACCTGGTAATCAAGGAGCAGCAGGAGTTGAAGATCTGCCAGAATTATGTTGTCCCAAGTGCCAGTATCGGGCTCCAGATATGGACACGCTGCAAATCCACGTTATGGACTGCATACAGTAA
- the ikbkg gene encoding NF-kappa-B essential modulator isoform X2, translating into MVQPQPDGPLQWDMSGDDSGGALRGPPELAANEVVTRLLGDNQQLREALRRSNLALRQRCEEMECWQRKTREDREFLSCRFQEARALVERLAQENHSLQGLVNGPASSSNHCCSSSQTETSFPTKNGPLDQPQILDQREKKTVEEAHQHTQTTPPRSLPVQGANDFLQVKIHKEKLEEAMRDLKKKNEELERQRDEGEKERERMRRFIDQLAAKLAQVQASNATEEAVQHRSEAQHSSDWYRELEEKVKNLQKSSAQRDRTEAALKQKDKDCEALKAQATSLLAELNERQSCLEKSEQERKMLEDKLGSKVKALQVAEHELEQQRNQHHVNKDKLMLQIQSLEQALKTERHVVTEEKKKLTQVQHAYTCLFRETDTILKSERGDLYSRLEEAERALALKQDLIDKLKEEVEQQKGSLETVPVLTAQAEIYKADFLAEREAREKLNQKKEELQDQLTHALAEIDKLKQEAASRARMEQMKLRHQEDFPARVPHIAPPPDAFSAGVFNTAPLSSCYRNPGLGPPGNQGAAGVEDLPELCCPKCQYRAPDMDTLQIHVMDCIQ; encoded by the exons ATGGTGCAGCCCCAACCTGATGGCCCACTGCAGTGGGACATGTCAGGAGATGATAGTGGGGGGGCCCTCAGGGGCCCACCTGAGCTGGCAGCCAATGAAGTGGTCACCAGGTTGCTCGGAGACAACCAGCAGCTCAGAG AGGCCTTACGGCGAAGCAACCTCGCCTTGCGTCAGCGCTGTGAAGAGATGGAGTGTTGGCAGAGAAAGACGAGGGAAGATAGGGAATTTCTCAGTTGTCGTTTCCAAGAGGCCAGGGCGCTGGTGGAAAGGCTGGCGCAGGAGAACCACTCTTTACAAGGCCTGGTGAATGGACCGGCCTCCTCATCCAACCACTGTTGTAGCTCCAGCCAAACTGAAACCTCTTTTCCAACCAAGAATGGCCCTCTTGATCAGCCACAG ATCTTGGATCAACGGGAAAAGAAAACAGTGGAGGAAGCACATCAGCACACACAGACAACTCCCCCTCGTAGCTTA CCCGTTCAGGGTGCAAATGACTTCCTGCAAGTGAAGATCCACAAAGAAAAGCTGGAGGAAGCCATGCGAgatctgaaaaagaaaaatgaagagCTGGAGCGACAGAGAGAcgagggtgaaaaggaaagagaGCGAATGCGTCGCTTCATTGACCAGCTGGCGGCCAAACTGGCCCAAGTACAG GCAAGCAATGCTACTGAGGAGGCTGTTCAACATCGCAGCGAAGCCCAGCACTCCTCTGACTG GTATCGCGAACTCGAGGAGAAGGTGAAAAACCTGCAGAAGAGTTCCGCTCAGCGTGACAGAACCGAGGCTGCGCTCAAACAAAAGGACAAGGACTGTGAGGCTCTCAAAGCTCAGGCAACGTCTCTCTTAGCAGAACTCAACGAGAGGCAGAGCTGCCTGGAAAAAAGCGAGCAAGAACGAAAAATGCTGGAGGACAA ATTGGGCAGTAAGGTGAAAGCGCTGCAGGTGGCGGAGCACGAACTAGAGCAGCAGAGGAATCAGCATCATGTGAACAAGGACAAGCTTATGTTGCAGATTCAGAGCTTGGAGCAAGCCCTCAAGACAGAGAGACATGTTGTCACCGAGGAAAa GAAAAAACTGACACAGGTTCAGCATGCCTACACGTGTCTCTTTCGAGAGACTGATACCATACTCAAGAGTGAG AGAGGAGATCTGTACAGCCGGCTGGAGGAGGCAGAGAGAGCGCTGGCCTTGAAGCAAGACCTGATTGACAAGCTAAAGGAGGAGGTAGAGCAACAGAAGGGCTCACTGGAGACTGTTCCTGTCCTCACCGCGCAG GCTGAGATCTATAAGGCAGACTTCCTTGCAGAACGAGAAGCAAgagaaaaactaaaccaaaaaaaagaagagctgCAGGATCAGCTGACTCATGCCTTGGCTGAGATTGACAAGCTGAAACAGGAAGCTGCATCCCG GGCACGTATGGAGCAGATGAAGTTGAGGCATCAGGAGGACTTTCCAGCGCGAGTTCCACACATTGCGCCTCCACCAG ATGCATTTTCTGCCGGAGTGTTCAACACGGCGCCCCTTTCATCCTGTTACCGTAATCCAGGATTGGGGCCACCTGGTAATCAAGGAGCAGCAGGAGTTGAAGATCTGCCAGAATTATGTTGTCCCAAGTGCCAGTATCGGGCTCCAGATATGGACACGCTGCAAATCCACGTTATGGACTGCATACAGTAA